GAGCACCGCAACCGTTGGAACGATTCCCGTACCCGGTGTTGGACTGTAGTGTCGAGCGTGATGTGTGCTTTAGCCGGAACATGTTCACGCAGGAACTGGAAGGTTCCGAGGATTGTCTGCATCTGAACGTGTACACACCGGCTCCGGAGGCCACCCAGCAGAGTCCCGGGCCGCTTCCGGTCTTAGTGTTCATTCATGGTGGGGCGTTTCTTTTTGGTAGCGGTAATTCCGACTGGTAAAAAAAGCTTAATTCATTAgagttaattaattaattaattatattTAGATTTAATTAGCTAGAAATTTAGACAGTAGCGGTAGCTAATGGACCATCTCGTCTATTTTCCAGCTACTCACCGGAGTATCTTCTGCAGGAAGGTGTGATAGTAGTCACTTTGAATTATCGCCTTGGCGCGCTGGGCTTTTTGCATCTACCGACCCAAGGAATTGAGGGAAACGCAGGCCTCAAAGATCAGTTATTGGCACTACGCTGGGTATCGGAAAACATTGGCCGCTTCAATGGTGACGCAAACAATATAACGTTGTTTGGTGAAAGCGCCGGTGGCGCCTCAGTTCATCTGCATCTCCTCTCTTCCGCGTCACAACCGTACTTCCATAAAGCGATCTGCCAGAGTGGTGTCTCCGTGATGGAGTGGGTAATGCAGCGTGATTCCGTGGAACGAACACGCACCCTAGCGCGGCTGATCGATCCTGAGGCGAAAACGGATGAACAGGTGTACCGCACCTTGATGGCGGCCAGTCACGTTGAGCTGATGGGTTTGATGGTAAGTACATTGTCGGCTGATGAGAAGCGTCGCGGACTACCGATGCCCTTCAAACCAGTGGTAGAGGAAACCGTCGGTCCGGATACGATCGTAGCGGTCCATCCAATCGTTGCCatgcagcaaccgaaccgattacCGGAAATTCCAATAATAATCGGAAATAATAATGGCGAAGGCATCATAATGATGCTAGATGCATCGAAAAAGTTGGACCTTTACGATAACGATATGGCTCGGATGGTACCACGGTCGGTGAATGTGGCACCGGAGAGTGCCGCCTGCGAGCAGCTGGGCAACGAAATCAAACAGTTTTACTTCGGTACGaaaggtgtgtgtgaggcAACGGTCAATCAGCTGGCGGACTTGATGACGGATTATCATTTCGGAATACTGGCCAATACGTGCGCGGAGCTGCACGCCCGCTATCAGCACCGTTCCCCGATGTATTTTTACGACTTTTCATATGATAATGAATTAAATATGTATAAAAGGCTCTTGCAGCTAAAGATTCCGGGTGCGTGTCACGCGGATGAGCTTTCGTATTTGTTTAAGTAAGTCTCCTGGCTCGTTGCCCGGATGCAAAAGGGACGAAACCTTTAactgttcttgtttttttacCTCCCTTTCCGTAGAATGCGATTAGCGAACTATGATGTTGGGCAAGACACCCCTGCTGGTCGTGTGCGTCGTACGATGTGCCGACTGTGGACAAACTTTGCCAAATATGGCAATCCAACGCCAGCCAACGATGGCAATCTGTCGTGCCGCTGGGAACCGGTAGATAAAATAGATCCCCGCGCTCCGGCCGATGCGTTCCAGCTCAAGTATTTAGACATTGGGGCAGAGTTGAAGATGGCTGTTAATCCGGCCAAagatcggatcgatttttggcGAAGTGTTTATcgaaaatggaacgaaactTTCCTTAAAGTGAAACTATGAGGACTGCACGGGATTGTTAAAGGTATTTGggtattttgtatttttaataaAGACAATTCAATGACGATTAGGGTGAATTTTTAATCCACTTTGGGAAGCAGATGCGATCCATTGAACTGTTGGAACAGGCCGTTCCAGAACTGGAACCGCTCGGCGAAACAATCCTCAATCATTACGTTCTCAATCGGTGCGCTGCTCTTCAATTCCAGAGCCGGTAGCTGGAATCTTGTAACCGAATCGCTCATCCTCGGTACCGTACTCCATTGTTCGACGGTTGCACGCGGAGTGCCGGTGCGTGCGAAGTCGGTCCAGATACGAcagcaaaacgatcgaaattTTGCCGCATCCGATGCCTCGTCGATGGATTGTGTGTTCATCAGGGAGGAGCTGTGTAGAACAGTGATACGAGGACGGGCCttaacagaacagaaagtTGATGTAAGATGTTGCCGGCTCACCTGAACAGATAGTAGACTTCATCTCCGTGTGAAGCGGCCGTTTGCTCCGGGGGTATGTTAAGACGATCTCTAAACACGTTCAGCTCGCCCACGTACGAGAACACGAAGCAGTACAATGGTGCACTGGAACGGGGAATATCACATTTTAAATGTTACCTCCGTAGAGTCACTAGATGCAGAGTCAGAGTCCCTTTACCCTTGATAACGTGCGTGCAATTCTGCGGCCAGGAACATAGCATACGTGTTGAAATTGTCACTCAAAACCGGAATCATATCCGCGATAGTGTCGCTTGCGATGGGACGATTCTTGAGGAAGAAAGCCATCGTCATATCGGTAGCAAGTTGGCGGGCTTGCCGATCATCTCGAACGTTCAGTGTCGCCGGTAGCAGTCTACCGGGGTCGTTCTGGAACATTGGGAGCTTCTCTACCACAAAGCTCCACAAACCGATTGCTTCCTCCTGTGTAGTACCCATCATTAGTGGGATCTCCCTCTGGAAGGTTCGTTTGGCTGCCTCGGTCGGATGCTCCGTCAGAATGGCATCCTCGCTTCCGGCATCGGATTGCTGTTCTATGACCGGCGTGAAGGGAAAGCAAAGAAGCCACGATTGTTCGTACTCGGTCATGGCCTGGAACTGCAGGGTGGTCATCTTCTCGGCCGAAGCACCCATCAGCGTCGAGAGAATTGCCTCGTCTGAGTCGCTTTCGGTCGCACCGAGCAGGCGTGCCAGGTTCCGGGCACGAAGTTCCGGGTCTCGCTGCCATACCCACTCGTTAAATGCCGTTCCACTTTGAGCGATCGCCTTGTGGAAGTACTTCCTGTAATGAGGGGGTAAGGGTATTCATCATGTATTCCCCGAAAACAGAGCCTCGTCGGGCCTTAATCCTTACCGTGACCCCTCACTGAGATAATGCAGATGTACTGAGGCCCCGCCTGCGCTTTCGCCCATGATGGTGATATTATTGTGATCCCCTCCGAACCGTTCGATGTTTTCCCGTACCCACCGGAAGCTCATCCGTTGATCTTTCAGCCCCATGTTACCGGTTATGCCGACACTAGGGAGGCAAAGAAACCCTAGCGGTCCAAGGCGATAGTTGATCGTTACGACGATCACACCCTGCTGCACTAGATACTCCGGATCGTACTGAGCTGAATGTCCCGATCCTACAAAGAACCCCCCGCCGTGCACCCAAACTATAACCGGATATagctggttcgctggttgcAAGTTCGGCGAGAACACGTTCAGATAGAGACAATCCTCCGACTTGTGATCGACGAATGGCATCGGAAAACGGGACTCATCGGCGTAACTACATGGGCCCTCGGTCAGACACTCCAGAGGATCACTCGCGAATGATGCCAACGGAACCGGTGGCTTAAAGCGAAGTTCACCGACCGGAGGCTTGGCGTACGGTATGCCCTTGAACACGAAACAATCGGCGCCATTCGGTAGCGCCAGCTTCTGCCCGATAATGGTGCCAGCGGGTAGCGTGACCGTAACCTTGCGTTCTTCAGCCATCGTGGACGAGTTGCAACTTGATACTGACGATCGCAGGCCATCAGACGACTACGGATGGTCCCTTAAGTGGCTGATGCTGTAGCAGCAGTGATGCTCGCGACTCAACCGCAAACACGACGCTTATCTTGCTTGTGATTAGAGCCGCCGGTGCTGTCGGCAAAGCTGCGGTTCGTCTGATTATTTCAACGAGTTTTATTAGATAATGGGCGGAGACGGAATTCGATTTGAAGATCCGGGCGTGTCATCATCCCGGTGCATTTGGCAAAGAAGGCCAATCGTTGGAGTTTGTCTGGACTCGAAAGTATATTCTGGTGCTGATTGAAATTTTACTTTCGCCTCCGTTTTCGTTCGCAAATTAACGAAATTTAGAGTAGCGCTCCAATGGACCTGCCACCCCACAATCCACTGGATGCGGAAAGCAAGGCACGACGATTGGCGTCGTTTTTCGGATGCAAACCTGCTGCCACTGATGCGGAGGTCTTTGGTAAAAGCAGCAATCGGATGATGATCGGATCTTACAGCATAAGATTGGTTAATGCGTTATTTTGCTCTCTTTGCAGAAATTTTTAACTCAGTCCCACCGGGCCAGTTGGCCAAACATCAGAAAGATGCCCTAACACCGTACGAAAGAACACTGGATTCGGTTTATGCGTTTCGGCCAACGATTGAAGTCGCAAACTCCAATGATCAGTGCAATGCAGtgatggaaaatgcatttaCTGCACTGACGCGTCCGGAAAGTGCCGAAGGAGTACCGCGGTGCATCGCATGCCGATGATGTGTGCTATTTGTTTAGCTCTTGGTACTTAAAAACCGATCGAGCGATCAGTGTAGATTCGAAGGCATACCATCTGAGGGAGAGTATGTGTCGTATTTGGACTAACTTCGCTAAAACGGGCCTTCCGACGGCGATGGATGAGGGTAGTAAAATCCCTTGGAATCCGGTGAAAGATCCGTACGCCTTCCGTTTCACTACATCCGTACTCTGTATTGGAAAGAACATCGCAATGAAGGAACAGAGTGAGTTAGATGCTCGAATGGAATTTTGGCGGCAACTGTATACCAAATATAATCGTGCCTATTAGTAGACTTCcggtagacacacacacgctatcCGTTGCCGAGCGTAGCATATCTGCTGCTGTGTTACATTCGCGGTGCGCAAAGAGATAGCGGAAGCTGCTTTAATGCTTATCTTTGGTTCCATAAACTTGACACTGATTCACATCGCGTAAGGCATACTTCGGGGAACAGATTGGACGGTCTAGTTGGCTTGCGTTCCCTCGTTTATCTCAAAGATTATCCATCGTCTGCTTTAGTGTTTTGGGCCCCCATTTTGatcacaaataaaaaaaacaaactcactTTTCTTAGTAACTGTTCAGTTAATTCCTTTCgatccatttgccattttaaGCGTAACATGAAAACACATCATCCTAAGGCAGTTTGTTTCTTCCATACTCCTTGTATTGCTTGCGCAAGGTCACTGCACCAATCTTATCTCGCTGCTACAGAGATAGGATATAGAAGGCATTAATTTAAGATATCTCGGCCCCCGTGGTTCAGTTGTGAAGGCGTCGATACCCAGAGTTCAGTTTTTCGCGCACTTCCGAGCACAATGGTCATCCACAAGATATACGTACCGCCGTCGGTTGTGAAGCTACCACCGGTAGTGGATACGACACATttgccaccggccaccgctTATCAGGTAAGAGGCGTAGTTTTGCACCGGATTGGAGGGATGCATTCCTTTTTCGTGTTATATAACTTCATCggatctttttctctctctctctgtgtcttcGCTCGCTAGCCACCAGCGGGCTCGGATTTTCCGTTGATTGTGGATGATGCTGGAGCGCCGATCAGCGTCGGTACGTTGCCACCGTTGGCGGATGACATAGGAACGTTGCCAACGTCCGCGGATGACGCGGTGCTTGAGCTGGGACCGGGGAAGATTGTCGGCCGTAGGAGGGTTCTGCCGAATGGTACGGAGTACTACTCGTACCAAGGCATTCCCTACGCCCATCCGCCCGTCGGTGAGCTACGGTTTAAGCCACCGGTTCCGTTGGAAAAGTTCGCCGAAGAACCGTTGCAGTGTGGAGTGGAGAGAAGCATATGCCTCGCCAGTTTCTATCTACCGGCGAGTCCTCCGGGAACCGAGGATTGTCTCTATCTGAATGTCTACACGACGAACGCACCCGGTAATGTGGGAGTTCCACTTAAACCGACGATGCTATTCATACACGGCGGAGGCTACTATACTGGTAGTGGTAATACTGATTTTTACGGACCGGAGGTACTACTTCAGCATGACGTCATTCTGGTTACGGTCAACTATAGGCTGGGTCCTCTCGGGTTTATGGCGCTTCCGGCAGCTGGTGTGTATGGAAACCAGGGCCTGAAGGACCAGCAGCTGGCGTTGAAGTGGGTTCACGATAATATTGCTCGGTTCGGAGGTGATCCAGAGAACGTGACACTGATGGGAGAGAGCGCCGGCAGTGGTTCCGTTGGCTGGCACTATCTGTCGCCGAAATCACGACAGTTCTTCCACAAGGCCATCTGCCAGTCTGGCTCGGTGTTCTGTCCGTGGGGTATGCAGTATCAGCCGGAGCAGAAGGCGCGTCGATTGGCCGCTCTGCTCGGTTACACCGGAGAGGATGATGCCGGAGTCTTGGGTAAGCTAGCAGGGACCCGATTGCTAGTGTTATCTGGTATCTGTGACTCACACACTCTACTAAACACTCCCCTACAGAGACGCTGCAAAACGCTTCGGCGGAAGACTTGGTGATGAATGCGTCGCGTGCATTCGATGAGACGGATGTTACCACCTACCTGTTGTCTCCGTTCATCCCATCGATCGAGGATGCCGCCTCGGAGGATCCCATTATACCGCAGCGTGGCGAAGAGTTGCTGAAGCAGGCTAATACCATCACCATTCCGCTGATAAGCGGCGTCACCAGCGCCGAGGGTCTGGTGTTCTACGGTACGATGTTGCCGAAGCTGACCGAGCTTGCGGGTAACTTGACGAAGGTACTGCCACTGGATCTGGCAATCCCGCACGATCAGTCCACCGGTGTGGCCGAGGAGGTGCGTCAGTTCTACTTCCAggatcaaccgatcgatgagACGAACTATCcgaagctgctggagctggtgggTGACGTAGCGTTCAACTTTCCGGTTTATTGTGCCACCGTGCTACAGTCACGCTACCAACCGGAGTAAGTGGCCCGGTGGACGTGCTGCCGAGCGTCGGAAGAAGGCTAATCGCTGAATGGTTTGCCCCATTTTCAGAGCACCCCAGTACTTCTATCGTTTCGGTTACGAGACTGAGTTGAACCAGACGCGCGCCCATTTCAGCGTCCCCGACGGAGTGCCCGGTGCAGCGCATGGCGACGAGCTGGCCTATCTGTTCAACGGATCCGATTTTAAGGTCCAGGTAGAGCGGGACTCGGCCCCAGGCCAGGCACGGGATCTCGTAAGCCGCCTCTGGACGAACTTTGCCAAGTTCGGTAATCCGACACCGGACGATCAGGTTGCAACACTCGGATTCCAGTGGGGACCGGTAgcaccgacgaccgaggaACCCTTCCGGTTGCCCGCCCTCGACTTCAGCAACGACGCTGTCACGATGGTCGAGAATCCGTTCGCCGAGCGGATCCAGTTCTGGAAGTCGCTGTACGAGCGCTACAATCCAACACTGTTGGCCTAAGTCGTCTCCTGGAGGTCTCCTTTCAGGTTTAGTTGAGCGATAAAAAGGGCCGAGACCACTCCCTAATTTCCCATTCACCCCCTTTTCCCGAGAGTGATTCCACACCGTAGCATAGAaccgaatacacacacacacgcacgcacacatgaaGGCGAAAGATAACGACCCCAAGTGAACGGGCGGCGAGCGGTCACGGTCATTACGAACCCCGTCGCCGCGCCGCTTATCTTGCGTCTTCACTTCGACCTATACCTGTCTGTACATTGTCTTATCGAGCGACCAACGGGCTCATTAACACGCGTCCTTTGCGTTTACTTTATCGCTTGCGCCATCGGAGGGTTGCTCGTGTGACATGTTGCCCAAAAGACCGCTATCAGTGGGGAGCAAATTGTTGCAAATCACGGTTCGATGCAAGCGTCGCCACTGGTGCAATAAACCGTTTCTTTCGCAATCGTCTGTCTGTCGCCATTTAATCGGGGAGGGGTTTAACCGTAACCGTGGTGTTCCGAGGGCCGCAGAAGACCGCATTGATTAATTCGAATGCAAATGCCCAGACGCAGTTGAATGAGAAATGAGCGAACGGATTGCGGGGGTTTTCGGTTAAAAACAAATGCATCACGATGCAGCCGGTCAGTGAGTGAGTCAGTCGgtgggtcagcagcagcagcagattgacCAGTGGTCAAACAGTATACCAGCACAAAACGACAAGATGGTGATGCGCCGCGTACGTCACATTGATCCAGCGATCCAGCTGGCCGCTCAGCAGGGCTGTGTGAGTCATCGCCTACTACTACGagcactgctggtggtggttcggcaGCATACAttacgcatacacacacacacactcctttcGGTGTTACAGGCCGCCTCCcgggtgatggtgaaggtagCCCAAGGGTTCATCTATGGCACCAAGGATCGTCTACCGAATGGCCAGCCGTACTATTGCTTCAAGGGTGTACCATACGCTCAGCCACCGATCGGTCCGTTGCGCTTTGCCTCTCCCGTACCGATCGAGAAGTACTCCGTCACCTACCTGGATTGTAGCAGTGAGCGAAGTGCCTGTCTCGGGCGTGATGTGATTACACGTGAGATTACCGGATCGGAGGATGGCCTGTTTTTGAATGTCTATACTCCACGGATCGGGAAAGATGTGGATCCGGCAGCGGAACCCATCCTTCTTCCCGTGATTGTATTCTTCCATGGTGGAGGTATGACGGGAGGAAACGCTGACAGCGGCCTCTACCTACCGGACTATCTCGTGCAGGagggcgtcatcgtcgttacGGTCAACTATCGGCTTGGAGTGCTCGGATTCCTCTGCCTTCCGCAGGCCGGTATCGAGGGGAATGCAGGGCTGAAGGATCAGGTAAGGTCGCTGCAACGCTACGGAAAAGATGACCACAAAGAGACGACTCTTCACCTGCGATTTGGTTACTACTTGCAGCGAATGGCCTTGCAGTGGGTACAGCAGAACATCCGAGTGTTTGGAGGTGACCGGGAAAATGTAACCCTTGCCGGGGCTAGCTCCGGTGGGACCAACGTCGTGATGCATTGTTTTTCCGACCAGTCCCGTCGGCTGTTCCACAAAGCGATCGCCCAGAGTGGAACCGTGTTTGCGGATTTGGTGTACCAGACGGAACCGGAGGAACGGGCCCGTTCGCTGGCACGTATTTTCGGGTACGAAGGAACGTCGGATGAGGCAGTGCTCAAAACACTGCGCGACGTACCGGCCAGGCGGTTGTGCGAAGCTCAATTCCTCGTGCTATCGCCCCGACAACGAGAGTACGAATCGATCTTTCACTTTCCGTTTACCACCGTCATCGAGCGACCGGAATCGGTGGATGCCGTGCTGCGGCGGACACCGGTGGAGTATCTGCGGGAGCGCGATCACTTCACGATGCCGGTACTGTGCGGGTATAATGATCGGGACGGTATGCTGGAGCTGATCGATATGATGAAGCATCTGGCGGTGTACAATGAGCGACCGGAGAAGCTGATCTGCGCTTCGTTCGATGTGGATTACTTTAGCCCGGAGGCACGGGCCCTTGGGGAGGAGCTGAAGCGCCATTACCTCGGCGGGGAACCCATTGCCCGGGGTAACATTAGCCCGGTGGTGGACCTGCTAACGGATCGGTTTCTGGTCGGATTCTATGTGCTCTGTCAACTGTGGCATCAGCACCAGACGAAGGTACCGATGTACGCGTACCGCTTCGCATACGATGGTTCCCTCAACAAGAGTAAGGATTTGCTCAAGTTTCGCGATTTGGCGGGCGCTTGCCACATCGACGAGGTTTACTATCTGTTTAGCTCGGCCTTGCTACGCACGGAGGTGGCTGCCGGGGATCCGGCCTATCAGATGCGTCGTACGATGGTGCAGATGTGGACGAACTTTGCCAAGTACTCGGATCCAACGCCGTCGCACGATGAACGGCTTACGGTACGGTGGAAGCCGATGGAGGCGATAACGGATGGGGAGGGAAACACGAACTATACGCTTCTGTCGATCGGTAACGGCGGGCTGAAGATGGACACGATGCCCGAGCTGGGCCGCATGGGAAAGTATCTCGAGTTGTTGCGACGCTGTAATGGGGCCATTGATCAGTTTCCCATACCGAAGGCACCAGTGGCGCAACAGGAGCAAAGGGAAGATACTAAAGCAGGCTCTTGATGCTGATGGACCAACCGTTAATGGTATTCCATCGAAACATTCTGACTACTGGTGATGCTCATTAGACATCTAGAAGTCGTGCGTCTTCCAtgtttttgctggtttttAGTGAGCGTTCCGTGTAATAACTTATGCTTCTTACTATTAGACTAACATTAGAAGTGTTCTTCCCCAGGCTGCTAAGTGTTAGCAACGTATAGCTTTAAGCATCTAAATAAAGATATTTTTTTGAAGACTCCTTAAACGACATGTTGCCACTTGATTCGAGAACAAAGCGAACGGGTGGACGCACGAGGGCAACTGAATCGGGGCAGAGAATATTAGATCATACTTTCATGATTTTCCATTAGAAGACGGCCACTGCTCGCTGCGACCCGTAACCAGCTGGCCGTTGAGCTGTGATGATGCGAGGATCAAACAAGTCCTGTACCATCccggccctggccctggttgATGAATAATTAAGATGTCAAAGGCAGCAAGCGGctcgagtggtggtgatggtgatgtctGACAGTACAGCGACTGCAAGAAGGAGCGAAATCGCTTGCTGAAAGCTCGTGCAGCTTCTTGCAGCTCCTGTACAGGAATAAACTTGCCGGTTTCCACCCCGGGTTGCCACGGTTTTGCCCGTGGGTGCAGCGGCGTGTTAAATTTTCATTACACCCTTCGCCTCGGAATGTAATTTTGTGAactcaaaacacaaaacacgcgaAACGCCAGATAAATCAAGATTACGATTTACTGCCAGAGATTGCCGGATTGGCCCGACCGGTATCCATCGTGCCGAATGGCGGGCTCCATCCATTATGAATTTTCATTCGCAAattaccggaaccggaacgttcGTTTCTTCGTCTGGCGTGGACGAAGTGGAAGTCGATACACGTTCGTTCCCGGTTGCGCTGAACGGAAGCACGATCATCCGCGGCATCCGGGATCCGGCATTTGCAATATTGAGCAGCATTTACCGAACAAACAGAGGCCATGAACCGGGGCTGGACGATTCGACGAAACACAACGCTGCTGCATCCAATTAGATGGAACGAAAAATATTCGTTTTGtaatgaggacgacgacagcgaggggtgatgatgatgatgatggtggtggtggaatcgatGAGATGCTTCAATTCCCATCGCTCCCATCCCGGGACCGAGGGAGTGCTCGAGCCGTAATGCTTCTGTGGTGTAGCTCATTagagtgcggtgcggtttccACCTCTAAATCTGATTACCGGTCCAGtgaagcagcaagcaagttCCGCTTCCGGTGTAAAGGGATTAGCGGGGTGGGGATGCAGGTGTTAATCAACGCTGGTGGCAAACATTCATCCCTCACTCTTAATCTCTCATCCCGGGGAGCGCTCGGTTTGTGGCGTTTTCCTTTAActattttttcattccttttaaCCACACCACCGATAAGGGGGTAGCGAAAAGCTATACcaaaggaggggggagggggaagaatTAGAAAGTatccccggggggaaagggaCGCATACGTATCCGCACCAGAACGGGTTAAAGAATCctggtggtggaaatgaaCA
This sequence is a window from Anopheles darlingi chromosome 3, idAnoDarlMG_H_01, whole genome shotgun sequence. Protein-coding genes within it:
- the LOC125956362 gene encoding juvenile hormone esterase-like — protein: MAEERKVTVTLPAGTIIGQKLALPNGADCFVFKGIPYAKPPVGELRFKPPVPLASFASDPLECLTEGPCSYADESRFPMPFVDHKSEDCLYLNVFSPNLQPANQLYPVIVWVHGGGFFVGSGHSAQYDPEYLVQQGVIVVTINYRLGPLGFLCLPSVGITGNMGLKDQRMSFRWVRENIERFGGDHNNITIMGESAGGASVHLHYLSEGSRKYFHKAIAQSGTAFNEWVWQRDPELRARNLARLLGATESDSDEAILSTLMGASAEKMTTLQFQAMTEYEQSWLLCFPFTPVIEQQSDAGSEDAILTEHPTEAAKRTFQREIPLMMGTTQEEAIGLWSFVVEKLPMFQNDPGRLLPATLNVRDDRQARQLATDMTMAFFLKNRPIASDTIADMIPVLSDNFNTYAMFLAAELHARYQGAPLYCFVFSYVGELNVFRDRLNIPPEQTAASHGDEVYYLFSSSLMNTQSIDEASDAAKFRSFCCRIWTDFARTGTPRATVEQWSTVPRMSDSVTRFQLPALELKSSAPIENVMIEDCFAERFQFWNGLFQQFNGSHLLPKVD
- the LOC125955620 gene encoding uncharacterized protein LOC125955620, whose translation is MVIHKIYVPPSVVKLPPVVDTTHLPPATAYQPPAGSDFPLIVDDAGAPISVGTLPPLADDIGTLPTSADDAVLELGPGKIVGRRRVLPNGTEYYSYQGIPYAHPPVGELRFKPPVPLEKFAEEPLQCGVERSICLASFYLPASPPGTEDCLYLNVYTTNAPGNVGVPLKPTMLFIHGGGYYTGSGNTDFYGPEVLLQHDVILVTVNYRLGPLGFMALPAAGVYGNQGLKDQQLALKWVHDNIARFGGDPENVTLMGESAGSGSVGWHYLSPKSRQFFHKAICQSGSVFCPWGMQYQPEQKARRLAALLGYTGEDDAGVLETLQNASAEDLVMNASRAFDETDVTTYLLSPFIPSIEDAASEDPIIPQRGEELLKQANTITIPLISGVTSAEGLVFYGTMLPKLTELAGNLTKVLPLDLAIPHDQSTGVAEEVRQFYFQDQPIDETNYPKLLELVGDVAFNFPVYCATVLQSRYQPEAPQYFYRFGYETELNQTRAHFSVPDGVPGAAHGDELAYLFNGSDFKVQVERDSAPGQARDLVSRLWTNFAKFGNPTPDDQVATLGFQWGPVAPTTEEPFRLPALDFSNDAVTMVENPFAERIQFWKSLYERYNPTLLSVGQQQQQIDQWSNSIPAQNDKMVMRRVRHIDPAIQLAAQQGCAASRVMVKVAQGFIYGTKDRLPNGQPYYCFKGVPYAQPPIGPLRFASPVPIEKYSVTYLDCSSERSACLGRDVITREITGSEDGLFLNVYTPRIGKDVDPAAEPILLPVIVFFHGGGMTGGNADSGLYLPDYLVQEGVIVVTVNYRLGVLGFLCLPQAGIEGNAGLKDQRMALQWVQQNIRVFGGDRENVTLAGASSGGTNVVMHCFSDQSRRLFHKAIAQSGTVFADLVYQTEPEERARSLARIFGYEGTSDEAVLKTLRDVPARRLCEAQFLVLSPRQREYESIFHFPFTTVIERPESVDAVLRRTPVEYLRERDHFTMPVLCGYNDRDGMLELIDMMKHLAVYNERPEKLICASFDVDYFSPEARALGEELKRHYLGGEPIARGNISPVVDLLTDRFLVGFYVLCQLWHQHQTKVPMYAYRFAYDGSLNKSKDLLKFRDLAGACHIDEVYYLFSSALLRTEVAAGDPAYQMRRTMVQMWTNFAKYSDPTPSHDERLTVRWKPMEAITDGEGNTNYTLLSIGNGGLKMDTMPELGRMGKYLELLRRCNGAIDQFPIPKAPVAQQEQREDTKAGS
- the LOC125956361 gene encoding esterase B1-like isoform X1, producing the protein MLKLSTLGLRNARLFSTTGFSWMRNVDRVNVKVQQGTVSGVKEELPDGGVFHAFRGIPYAKPPIGELRFRAPQPLERFPYPVLDCSVERDVCFSRNMFTQELEGSEDCLHLNVYTPAPEATQQSPGPLPVLVFIHGGAFLFGSGNSDCYSPEYLLQEGVIVVTLNYRLGALGFLHLPTQGIEGNAGLKDQLLALRWVSENIGRFNGDANNITLFGESAGGASVHLHLLSSASQPYFHKAICQSGVSVMEWVMQRDSVERTRTLARLIDPEAKTDEQVYRTLMAASHVELMGLMVSTLSADEKRRGLPMPFKPVVEETVGPDTIVAVHPIVAMQQPNRLPEIPIIIGNNNGEGIIMMLDASKKLDLYDNDMARMVPRSVNVAPESAACEQLGNEIKQFYFGTKGVCEATVNQLADLMTDYHFGILANTCAELHARYQHRSPMYFYDFSYDNELNMYKRLLQLKIPGACHADELSYLFKMRLANYDVGQDTPAGRVRRTMCRLWTNFAKYGNPTPANDGNLSCRWEPVDKIDPRAPADAFQLKYLDIGAELKMAVNPAKDRIDFWRSVYRKWNETFLKVKL
- the LOC125956361 gene encoding juvenile hormone esterase-like isoform X3, whose product is MRNVDRVNVKVQQGTVSGVKEELPDGGVFHAFRGIPYAKPPIGELRFRAPQPLERFPYPVLDCSVERDVCFSRNMFTQELEGSEDCLHLNVYTPAPEATQQSPGPLPVLVFIHGGAFLFGSGNSDCYSPEYLLQEGVIVVTLNYRLGALGFLHLPTQGIEGNAGLKDQLLALRWVSENIGRFNGDANNITLFGESAGGASVHLHLLSSASQPYFHKAICQSGVSVMEWVMQRDSVERTRTLARLIDPEAKTDEQVYRTLMAASHVELMGLMVSTLSADEKRRGLPMPFKPVVEETVGPDTIVAVHPIVAMQQPNRLPEIPIIIGNNNGEGIIMMLDASKKLDLYDNDMARMVPRSVNVAPESAACEQLGNEIKQFYFGTKGVCEATVNQLADLMTDYHFGILANTCAELHARYQHRSPMYFYDFSYDNELNMYKRLLQLKIPGACHADELSYLFKMRLANYDVGQDTPAGRVRRTMCRLWTNFAKYGNPTPANDGNLSCRWEPVDKIDPRAPADAFQLKYLDIGAELKMAVNPAKDRIDFWRSVYRKWNETFLKVKL
- the LOC125956361 gene encoding juvenile hormone esterase-like isoform X2, with protein sequence MQVIVRPSSFGIEMRNVDRVNVKVQQGTVSGVKEELPDGGVFHAFRGIPYAKPPIGELRFRAPQPLERFPYPVLDCSVERDVCFSRNMFTQELEGSEDCLHLNVYTPAPEATQQSPGPLPVLVFIHGGAFLFGSGNSDCYSPEYLLQEGVIVVTLNYRLGALGFLHLPTQGIEGNAGLKDQLLALRWVSENIGRFNGDANNITLFGESAGGASVHLHLLSSASQPYFHKAICQSGVSVMEWVMQRDSVERTRTLARLIDPEAKTDEQVYRTLMAASHVELMGLMVSTLSADEKRRGLPMPFKPVVEETVGPDTIVAVHPIVAMQQPNRLPEIPIIIGNNNGEGIIMMLDASKKLDLYDNDMARMVPRSVNVAPESAACEQLGNEIKQFYFGTKGVCEATVNQLADLMTDYHFGILANTCAELHARYQHRSPMYFYDFSYDNELNMYKRLLQLKIPGACHADELSYLFKMRLANYDVGQDTPAGRVRRTMCRLWTNFAKYGNPTPANDGNLSCRWEPVDKIDPRAPADAFQLKYLDIGAELKMAVNPAKDRIDFWRSVYRKWNETFLKVKL